The following proteins come from a genomic window of Haloplanus salinus:
- a CDS encoding iron-sulfur cluster assembly scaffold protein, producing MDDKLVQEMLGDHSRNPRNYGELQSPDIEAEMTNPQCVGPTHPDGDRVSLQVALSDEGNIIEAVRFTGDGCTLSQAGASLLSEQMVGTAVSEIIEWDNEYIEERVRMELTPSRLQCAELVLTAFRQAVEDHD from the coding sequence ATGGACGACAAACTCGTTCAAGAGATGCTCGGGGATCACTCACGGAATCCACGGAATTACGGTGAACTCCAATCACCTGATATCGAAGCCGAAATGACGAACCCGCAGTGTGTCGGCCCAACTCATCCCGATGGCGACCGTGTCTCCCTTCAGGTCGCTCTTAGCGACGAAGGAAACATTATCGAGGCCGTTCGCTTTACAGGAGATGGATGTACATTATCTCAAGCCGGTGCTTCGTTGTTGTCCGAACAGATGGTTGGTACCGCTGTTTCTGAGATCATCGAGTGGGATAACGAATACATCGAAGAACGTGTTAGAATGGAGTTGACACCCAGCAGGCTCCAGTGTGCAGAATTAGTCCTCACGGCTTTTCGGCAAGCGGTTGAAGACCACGATTAG
- a CDS encoding saccharopine dehydrogenase family protein, with protein MSSTTNNYDIVVWGATGFAGQLVAEHLTSHYPAAELSVALGGRNASKLRRLAERLANESDREEIAIVVGDATKPASLREMASQTKVVCTTVGPYTTYGTPLVEACIEAGTDYCDLTGEINWVREMIDRYHDDAVAADVKIVHSCGFDSIPSDLGVKLLQSYATEEFGDACEFVRIYLEDGEGGVSGGTLASAAELFEAAATDPIARETVSNPYSLAPPGERYGVDTGEQRRPQRDSIRSIWTAPSPMAAVNERVIRRSNALLEYPWGREFRCTEVIPTSSGIGGAAAAGGIALGLGVGTAAMKSRLLRRGLRRFVFPEPGTGPSEAEIRSGHFLIRVIGRGTTTDGPFTVVSEIGAELDPGYGATARMLGEAGMCLLRGETESPLDGGILTPASGIGDPLGDRLRDVGFTVTAGAWQ; from the coding sequence GTGTCATCTACAACAAACAACTACGATATCGTGGTCTGGGGAGCCACAGGATTCGCTGGCCAACTCGTCGCCGAACATCTCACCAGTCACTACCCCGCTGCTGAACTGTCTGTTGCTCTTGGTGGTCGAAATGCATCCAAGCTCCGCCGGCTCGCAGAAAGGCTTGCAAATGAGTCTGATCGAGAGGAGATCGCCATTGTCGTCGGTGATGCCACCAAACCGGCGAGCCTCCGTGAGATGGCCAGCCAAACGAAGGTCGTCTGTACGACAGTCGGGCCCTACACAACATACGGGACACCACTCGTCGAAGCCTGCATTGAGGCTGGAACCGACTACTGTGATCTCACCGGGGAGATTAATTGGGTTCGAGAGATGATCGACCGCTATCACGACGATGCTGTGGCTGCCGACGTGAAAATCGTCCACAGCTGTGGGTTCGATTCGATCCCATCCGACCTCGGGGTCAAACTGCTGCAATCGTACGCTACCGAGGAGTTTGGAGACGCTTGTGAGTTCGTTCGTATCTATCTCGAAGATGGAGAGGGTGGGGTGAGTGGCGGCACCTTAGCCAGTGCGGCCGAATTATTCGAAGCCGCCGCAACTGATCCGATTGCCCGAGAAACAGTATCAAATCCGTACTCGTTGGCTCCACCGGGCGAACGCTACGGTGTCGATACAGGCGAACAACGACGACCACAGCGAGATTCCATCCGCTCGATATGGACGGCTCCCTCGCCGATGGCAGCCGTCAACGAACGGGTAATCCGACGGAGCAATGCCCTCTTGGAGTATCCGTGGGGCCGAGAGTTTCGGTGTACAGAGGTCATTCCAACCAGTTCTGGGATCGGCGGTGCCGCAGCAGCTGGCGGGATCGCACTCGGCTTGGGTGTCGGAACCGCTGCGATGAAGAGTCGGCTGCTTCGGCGTGGATTGCGTCGGTTCGTGTTCCCTGAGCCGGGCACAGGGCCCTCGGAAGCGGAGATCAGATCAGGTCACTTCTTGATTCGTGTCATCGGCCGAGGGACAACGACCGATGGGCCGTTCACTGTCGTAAGTGAGATCGGAGCCGAACTGGATCCTGGCTATGGCGCAACCGCCCGGATGCTCGGAGAGGCTGGGATGTGCTTGCTGCGAGGTGAGACGGAGTCACCGCTAGACGGTGGCATTCTGACGCCCGCTTCGGGGATTGGTGATCCACTCGGTGATCGACTTCGGGATGTTGGCTTCACCGTGACCGCTGGTGCGTGGCAATGA
- a CDS encoding alpha/beta hydrolase has product MGSRRLSAVDWARQSIAAVALGILLVALVPVTIGTVAYFAIGYGPNAEALTTVEGNEAITIERFDRGTAVRSGPITNNTVGVVYYPGARVNHESYVPTAALIVTERHIVVVIVDMPLNLAVLAPNRAADAMATQPAVESWNIAGHSLGGAMACRYAADNAADLDGLVLHAAYCDVDISHSDLRVLSVLGTDDGVLNADRERKHRALLPADAEIVELDGVNHAGFGAYGPQRGDTPATREPSAMRADVADVTGSWLVRPNIGTTNETTVNTTANESAKTSAIYTG; this is encoded by the coding sequence ATGGGATCGCGCCGCCTCTCGGCCGTGGACTGGGCTCGTCAGAGCATCGCTGCCGTCGCTCTCGGCATCCTCCTCGTGGCACTCGTGCCCGTCACGATTGGTACCGTCGCGTACTTCGCTATCGGCTACGGCCCAAACGCCGAAGCGCTGACTACTGTCGAAGGAAACGAGGCGATAACGATCGAGCGATTCGACAGAGGAACCGCCGTCCGGAGCGGACCAATCACCAACAACACCGTTGGTGTCGTCTACTATCCCGGAGCGCGGGTAAACCACGAGAGCTACGTGCCGACCGCCGCGTTGATCGTCACGGAACGCCATATCGTGGTCGTTATTGTCGACATGCCGCTCAACCTCGCGGTCTTGGCACCGAACCGCGCCGCCGACGCTATGGCAACCCAGCCCGCAGTTGAGTCCTGGAATATCGCCGGTCACTCCCTCGGCGGTGCCATGGCATGTCGATACGCCGCGGACAACGCGGCGGATCTCGACGGACTCGTTCTCCACGCAGCGTACTGCGACGTCGACATCAGTCACAGCGATCTCCGGGTGTTATCCGTCCTCGGCACCGACGATGGCGTTCTCAACGCTGACCGAGAACGCAAACACCGTGCGTTGCTCCCCGCAGATGCGGAAATCGTCGAACTAGATGGTGTAAACCACGCCGGGTTTGGTGCCTACGGGCCACAGCGTGGCGACACACCTGCAACTCGTGAACCTTCCGCGATGCGCGCTGACGTCGCCGATGTCACCGGTTCCTGGCTCGTTAGACCGAACATCGGCACCACGAACGAAACAACCGTGAATACCACAGCGAACGAATCAGCGAAGACATCGGCGATTTACACTGGATGA
- a CDS encoding universal stress protein translates to MYEDILLPFDGSDGAAEALHHAAEISHWADATIHVLFVAETTRDSVTVVETEVVDALVQEGEDIVEEAEKTLHTLGVDYDSDVVQGHPAPTIVEYAEQYEYDVIVMPTHGREGVSRYLIGSVTEKAVRLSSVPVLTARMQPDEQLVFPYENILIPTDGSAGAAPAAEHGLSLAAALDATVHVLSAVDETSLGLDVRSTISGREHEQAATDAVDDLVSEAETHGVSNSVRHVEHGSPIEAILDTIDSNDIHAVVMGTTGRRGSDRILLGSVAEKTVRSVPVPVITVGQGK, encoded by the coding sequence GTGTACGAGGACATTCTGCTCCCGTTCGATGGAAGCGATGGGGCTGCGGAGGCATTGCATCACGCGGCCGAGATCTCACACTGGGCCGACGCCACGATCCACGTTCTGTTCGTCGCGGAGACGACACGCGATAGTGTCACAGTCGTCGAAACCGAGGTCGTTGATGCTCTTGTTCAGGAGGGCGAGGACATCGTTGAGGAAGCAGAAAAGACACTGCACACACTCGGTGTCGACTACGATTCCGACGTCGTCCAGGGACATCCAGCGCCGACAATCGTCGAGTACGCCGAGCAATACGAGTACGACGTGATCGTGATGCCGACCCACGGTCGGGAGGGAGTGTCACGATACCTCATCGGAAGCGTCACGGAGAAGGCCGTCCGCCTATCGTCCGTGCCGGTCCTCACAGCGCGGATGCAGCCCGACGAACAACTGGTGTTCCCCTACGAGAACATCCTCATACCGACCGACGGGAGTGCCGGTGCGGCCCCTGCTGCCGAGCATGGTCTCTCACTTGCAGCGGCGCTCGATGCGACTGTTCACGTCCTGTCTGCCGTCGACGAGACATCACTAGGTCTAGACGTTCGCTCAACGATTTCGGGGCGGGAACATGAACAGGCTGCGACCGATGCCGTTGACGACCTCGTGTCGGAGGCAGAGACACACGGCGTTTCGAATAGTGTCCGGCACGTCGAACACGGGTCCCCGATCGAGGCGATACTCGACACCATCGACTCGAACGATATCCACGCCGTCGTGATGGGAACGACAGGGAGACGCGGGAGCGATCGAATCCTTCTCGGGAGCGTCGCCGAGAAGACCGTCCGCTCTGTACCAGTTCCCGTCATCACGGTTGGACAAGGGAAGTAG
- a CDS encoding universal stress protein: MYDQILFPTDGSEPVESVLEYALQIASEHEATIHVLNVVDTSQDSPPRVQEGVSDALEQDGTEVVNEAAQRATEYGIDVVSEGLHGDPYEAIVEYSTQSGIELIAMPTHGRRGLQRFLLGSVTERVINTADVPVIAVNPGTQPLTYPCQELLVPTDGSRGSELAVSEGVALANATGATLHLLHVVETGSLGPDVRSLVKDEELTTRADEIIADAIETAEAATVDSIESEIEFGVPSKEIRNYIDAHDIDFAILGTHGKTDFSRYMMGGVSAKIVRTSPVPVMWVRESNSSGG, encoded by the coding sequence ATGTACGACCAGATTCTCTTTCCCACAGATGGGAGCGAGCCAGTAGAATCGGTCCTCGAGTATGCCCTCCAGATAGCCTCCGAGCACGAGGCAACGATCCACGTCCTCAATGTCGTAGACACCAGCCAAGACAGCCCTCCCAGAGTACAAGAGGGAGTGAGTGACGCTCTGGAGCAGGACGGAACTGAGGTCGTGAACGAAGCAGCACAGCGCGCGACAGAATACGGTATCGACGTGGTCTCGGAGGGACTCCACGGTGACCCCTACGAGGCGATTGTCGAGTATAGTACGCAGTCAGGCATCGAGTTGATTGCGATGCCGACCCACGGGCGGCGTGGATTGCAACGATTTCTCCTGGGAAGCGTTACAGAGCGCGTTATCAACACCGCAGACGTCCCCGTAATTGCAGTCAACCCCGGAACCCAACCGCTCACCTATCCGTGCCAGGAGCTTCTGGTTCCGACGGACGGCAGCCGTGGTTCGGAACTCGCGGTGTCCGAAGGAGTCGCCCTCGCAAACGCAACTGGTGCCACGCTTCACCTGCTCCACGTTGTCGAGACAGGAAGCCTCGGTCCGGATGTTCGCTCTCTGGTGAAAGATGAAGAACTCACCACCCGAGCGGACGAGATCATAGCAGACGCCATCGAGACCGCAGAGGCGGCGACCGTCGATAGCATCGAGAGCGAAATCGAATTTGGTGTCCCGTCGAAAGAAATCCGGAACTACATCGATGCCCACGATATCGACTTTGCGATCCTCGGCACGCACGGTAAGACTGATTTCAGCCGATACATGATGGGCGGGGTAAGTGCGAAAATCGTCCGAACGTCGCCAGTTCCGGTGATGTGGGTTCGGGAGTCGAACTCGAGTGGTGGGTGA
- a CDS encoding amphi-Trp domain-containing protein: MGELETEAEKTRSEIASYLRELAEQLDGDDAVTLELGGQQVQLDPTNPVTFKLEGESDWSEGDTEAKQSIEFELVWWREAQTAEEGALDITTEGQ, encoded by the coding sequence ATGGGAGAACTCGAAACTGAAGCCGAGAAAACGCGGTCCGAAATTGCATCGTACCTCCGCGAACTCGCCGAACAACTCGACGGCGACGACGCTGTGACGCTCGAACTCGGTGGGCAGCAGGTCCAGTTGGACCCGACGAACCCGGTGACGTTCAAACTGGAAGGCGAGTCGGACTGGTCCGAAGGGGACACCGAGGCAAAACAGAGCATCGAGTTCGAGCTCGTCTGGTGGCGTGAGGCCCAGACGGCAGAAGAAGGGGCGTTGGATATCACTACCGAGGGTCAGTAA